CCATACGAAAAACATGATCAAATCTTCTGACTCAGCATGCGTCGTTCTTCCACCAAAGGTATTTCAGTTATCAGAGAAACCTCTTCACGAGTTTAATGGACATAAAGGGGAGGTATTGGCACTTGCATGGTCCAAGAATGGGGTCAGTAttcttattctttctttaGATTTTTAACAGTTATTAGAAGTGAACTGACCgttattatttatattgcaGCATTTACTTTCATCTTCTGTTGATAAAACAGCTCGCTTGTGGCGAGTGGGGGATGAAAATTGCCAGGGAGTCTATTCTCACAATAATTATGGTAAAGTTTTAGACTTTAGTGTACTGCTGATTCTCTCCATTGTGtcattgattttttagttaaCTATAATGATGAAAATCTTCTGTATGGTGCAGTTACTTGTGTAGAGTTCAACCCTGTGGACgataataattttatcagCGGTTCAATAGATGGAAAATTGCGAATTTGGGAAGTCCATGGCGGCAGAGTCATTGATTGGACCGATTTTAAAGAAATTGTGACTGCTGTGGGATATCGGCCTGATGGAAAGGTCAGTGAAATTTTTTCCAAACATAGCATGATTTCAAGATCTCTGGTGATTTCTTTAACATGTTGTCTATGTTGATTCAGGGAGGTGTTGTTGGCTCCATGGAAGGCACTTGCCGATTCTATGACATCATAGGTAACACCAATTCACAGTCTCGTACTGGTTATTCTATAGCGCTTATAACTCTAAACTCGCATAGTTTGATGTGGTTGGTGAACTGATAcgagaaattttttaaaattttgttttcagaTAATCGTTTGCAATTAGGTGACTCAATATGCTTGAAGGGGAAGAAAAAGTTGGCTGGCAAAAAGATAACTGGCTTTCAGGTTCGATTTTATGCTATTTTTGATCTCATGTGATTGTTCTTTTTTGTTAGGAgctaatttctttattttgaatgCAGTATTGTCCAACTGATGTGAGCAAAGTAATGGTCACTTGTGCCGATGCACAAGTTCAGATACTATGTGGAACGAACGTCGTCTGTAAATTCAAAAGTGAGTGTTTTGTGCTCTGCTCCATAACAGAGCTTCTGTATAAAAAGTACTAACATGTTGCCTGCTTTAGGTAATCGAAGCTCAACAAGCCAAATGCCGGCTGCTTTCACATCAGACGGTGAGCATGTTGTTTCCGCCACAGAGGACTCCAACGTGCGTGTGTGGAACTACAGCAACCAGGAGCAGAAACCCTCCCGAGCAAAGAAAATATGGTCGTGCGAAAGCTTCCTGTCCCGCAACGCATCTGTTGCCATTCCATGGTGTGGTGGGCTGAAGCATAAGCTAGGAGGGTTGCCCGGAAGCATACATTTTGATGAGAAATTGCTGCAGAAGTTGCAGGCATCCATCCCTATGAGTGTTGGGAACTTCTTGGATGCTCTATACAAAGGAGCAGCGACATGGCCGGAGGAGAAACTTCCCCTTCCATCGGTGTGCAAGTCGGATTTCAAGTTCTTGAGGAATGCATGGCAGAACGCGTTCAATTCGCCGAATCTGTGGGGGCTTGTGATTGTGACAGCAGGGTGGGATGGATGCATTAGAACATTTCTCAACTATGGTTTGCCTATCAAGTTTTGAGATTCCaaacttctatttttttgtagaTCACAAATGTTGTAAAAGTGTTTGTAAACAACAATGTAGtaaagaaatatattattactattattatttaattttttatccttTCCAGACATCCTGCTGGAATGAGTTTGAATAGCTCCTCCATCCCAAGCATCCAGTTTATCTCACATTGGATTGATACAAGAATTACATTAAATCATTCAACACACTCTagtaatatcaaatttaaaacttcCACGGacaataattttcataatattaactAAATTGTTTCTTTACGCAAATTATAGGCCTGATTTAAAACTCGGCCCAAACACCCAATTAGTTTGAGCTCGTTTGACGTGGTATAACTTGAGTTGCACAATCCTATGTTCAAGGATTAGAttgaaatactaaaattaagtaaccaaataatttcatatccaAACAATTTCATATGCACGTTTATCTTATAGTGTAAGCACACAATTCCTAACTCCTAAGTTTATATCTTCACATGTAACCTGACTCCTACTCGGATGATATTGTTGATTAAGGTGTTGTCTACTCCCAATTCACACAGTTGTTGTTCAACCCTTGTATATTATAACAATGTAAAGATGTGTTCAAACGAGTAGCTAATCGAATGAATGTAAAAGCACGAGAGTGACAAAATAGCTACATAAGCCAAGCATAACATTCAAAGACAAGTTAACTTGTTTATCCTTTGTTCTTATGTGTCTCAAGCGTTGTTAGGAAGATAGCTAATGTAGGTCACACCCTCTCTCGAATGTACTATACCCAAGGATTGCACACAAAAGCTCATATGATCCAAGCCCTCACCCAAGATGCCACTTCTCTCAAATGTGATTGATCTAGATTATTTCTAACTAAGTTATTCATCTttcaaatactataattatgtCTAAATGCATTCATAAGGTTGTCGATCAAACGAATATTAAAGCACAAGGAAGATTAAAGCAACGACATGAGCTAGGCATAGACAGTCAAATATCACAGATATAGAAATCAAAGTATCAGATCCATATAATTCCATAATTCGATTAGTTCATCATGTTCTTGACAgaagtaataaaacaattgtttgtaaacataaataaactgAATAGAAGATACCCTTGATTGATGGAATCTTGATTGGGCTTCATCATTTTTGGGCTTAAACAGGAGCTTCATCCTCTTTTTTCATTCTCAAGAATGGTGGTTTTTAAGTGTTTTGtggacattttattttacaacaaACTGaattaatgatatttatgATCTAAGATCCACCAACAATGAAGATGTGAATGGTGGTTTTTTAGTGTTTTgggacattttattttacaacaaACTGACTAAATGGTATATTTCGTTCGTcccataattatatatgtgcactttttattttcttttgtcctataaaaagatgtgcatttttatttatggaaacTTGTCCCCAACCATTATAGATGAATATATGGTAATTGAGTTTAATTCGATTttggtaaaaagaaaaattgggcGTGACCACCGGTGTATTAGAAGCAAAATGAATGGTCGAAAATAAGATAATtccatataatataattaagacTACTCgcattttctttgtttgtatGTAATGAATTTCTCATTTCtacaatttcaaatattatgtgtCATGTACAAAtagtccaaaaaaaattgtaatttttgtcGGGTATGATTCAGAAAATGAACTTGCAAGTTGCATAATATTGGGCCGTTGGGGCCCATCTAGTTTTATAGGGCCGGACTAATGTTTCCATACTTTAAGGACAGCCACATCAATTTCCACATGCAATTTATGcgattttattatattcaattttattgtattttggCTGCACATATATATTCCTTTTTCAGGCCACATATTGATGCCTCTCTTTCGTACTGAATTTGGACAAAAATACTAATGACCAAGATAGATTTGTGAGAATATTTTGAGATATTAAAAACAAGGATCCAATGGTTTTTTTCTAATTCCTAAATTATTATGCTTTTGgaagaattgaaattgattttcCTAATAAGACAAGAGTATGTTTCCTACTGAGAAGAGTCTTAATTACTGTGCATCAATTTTACCAACATGTCTTTATGGTCATGAGtgcaaatttttataattttagtaataattttaaaacactactacattttttttctgttaaTTTTGTTCCCTGGATCTTTAAATTTGAGCCAAGATGAAAGACCAGATCACCTAAGTTTTAACCAAAATCAGAAGCAAcaaaatatggagtacaaaaTTGTTATTCGTAAATATTGAgctaaaacaattaattaatattataaatatatgaatataaacatatagtaTGTGGATCTCAGTGTTGTTTTCGACACCTTGTGCATCATTCACCCCACACAcccttttaagttttaaaccGTCCTAAATACATGATTAAGTTTCAGTattatgtgtttttaatttgtagatgTGATGGTGAATTCCTATATTTCGTATTTAAAACTGATTAAATTCAAGTAAATGGATTTTCTTGTgtaagaataatatttttattataaaagatttGGAGATTAGTAACTATTCAGTAGTGTGAATCACATGAACATATGTAAAAAGCTGACACGTTTAATCTGAGAAGGAGAAATGATTACTTTCGAACTGTTCCAGTGAAAATCacgaaaagaataaaattttcaaatacacGACAATATATTGAtgacaaataaacaaattaggGAGTTACtgtatatggaaaatatatacaCCTACTAATTAAATGGAATTAagtgtataattattttctttagaaGTGATATTTTCCAATTGTTATGTCGATGAATCCGGGCCTGGATCTAGTATTCGACAAGAAAATCgaattaataaaactattattttatagagATAATGTTGATAGTACTAGATAACGTTTCAATTATGAGgcaatataattatagagaGAATGTTgatcattatttatttgtaaataatatTTCCATTATGAGGCTATTTATAAAGAGAATGATGATCATTATTCCTTAATAAATAACATTTCCATTATGAGGCTATTTATAGAGAGAATGTTGAAAATTACTGAATAACATTATCTATGGAGCAGAATATTTCACGAAGAAAATACAGTAGATTATTGTCCaaaattctaattatattttaatcactTTTAGGCTAAAAGCGAGTATCGTTTCAGTCTAACTACTAAAGAAGCTtctagaaaaatattaaaggcGAAATACCATATTGTcactcttaaattttaaaccaGAAATAGCTAGCATCCACGTTTCTGCAATTGATTTTCCGGTTtcgttattttattaataatattaagaaaCGTGCATTTATTGTTATCGTAGAAAATAAATGTGTCATATtgtctttatatttatttacatatatatttgaaactTTACACTACGACAAATTCACACTTCAACTGTAAATCGCTATTAAATACAGTACCTAGCTAGCTACTAAAATGTTGTCCGATCTAATCACTCAGTTAATTATAGGAATGAATATAAGTTGTAAGATGGACATCTAGATCAGAGAAAAGCTTGCTAAATACCAAACatacataataatataacCAACGACCAAATTGAATTTAGAATAATGAACTGGAAACAGCAAGGTTTTGAATATTTAGTATAGTTCCTGTGCAATAATGAAGGTTCTGAATggactaaataaaaaattactccctccgtccgcgattaGGAGTCTCAGTCAATTTTGTGCacccgttttataaaaattataaaaaatagttaaagtggagaaatggtaatgtaatatcttttttactttactatttctccactttaactattttttatcatttttataaaataggtgcgcaaaagtgaccgggactcctaatcgcggacggagggagtatatttttctgaaaattgataattaaagGTAAAAGACGCATACATAAAAAtctgaaagaaaataaaggtGGTATAGTGGAATATTAAACTGAAGCCGCAACTCTACCAACTTCTGAAATATAGCTAGCTTAAGAGAccaagatttaattaatacctATAAGATTTTTTCTAATACTTGTCTCTGCAGATTATCTAACGAGCTGATGTGATCtcaatatttgtaaattaattattttaatagtgatatataaattacaaaaatagaatGTATCGgattataataaaacaaaattaaatattatttaaaatgtaatttaaaaatatttttaaaaaacatccTTTGATGCATAACCTCTTGATAATCATTACAAAATTCAACTTataaagttatattaaatttaatcgaaaacaaaaaatatgtgcgaaaaatcaaaatgtagTACATGGAATGTGAAACACAAGAATTGCACCGTTGAATCTGATCATGTGTATATCACGTATACATATCAGAACCAAGTTCAAGAAACAAGTGAAACCTAGCATACTAATTATCATATCTAGGATTAatgtaaaaacaattaaaactgATAACTTGCATTTATGCATATCATGATGCCCATGTACATATTCTACATTTTCTGAagttcaaaattattaaattgtggaaAATGACTACGTTTTGTGTGTTTGCTAGAGCCTGGTTAATGGTTCCTAGTCCGTAGAGATTTATCGAAGAGAAGGCAAAACATAAGAGCAGGGGCGGAGCCACATGGTCTCCTggtggggcatttgcccccCTCAAAGTTTTATATATAcgtatattttgttttgtaaatttgcaattttattcatatttctttataaatGTCCCAATAATTACCCCAAATTTTTCTCATGTACTATAATTTTGCTCCTCAAGTAGAATTTCTGGCTCTGCCCTTGCATTAAAAggaatagaagaaaaatattatgaaactattttatttatttttattaaaatattaatttaaacaaaGCAATAGAAAACTGCCATGTTTTTGGACcactttaaaaaaaacgtCCAACTAATTGAGTTGACAAACACTTTGgatgtttttataatttaaaccAGTTAAAGATTAAACAAATTGAAGTAACACTTTCGTACGTTATGGACTTCATGATCTAATAATTGtagtatgaatttttttggctAGAAGTGGTGTTTATTTTAGTGTTATGTTATTTATACATGGCAAGTCTAACTAGAGAAACTTAACAATTAGTTATAAAGAATTCTCTTATAACTATTCCATGTCATACGCATATTattacacaaattaaaaagcaGTGTGATCTTCTTTCTCATTCTAGTTTCTTTTACCACTTAATctattgaatttatatttccAATAAAAGTACGAGTTAAAtgacaatattataaatatagttaaaatataatatttcaaaaaatgatacttaaataatgtactactccctcggttattcatagttgagtcattttttcatttcggaaagtttcttcatagttgagtcatttccatatatgataagtaatttttttctctttcttactttactctcttttactctattctctctactttattcactttatactttattctctatatcTTTTCCTCACTCTTAcctttttatctatttatttaacacactgaacatttatttctaaaactccgtgcagaaaagttccgcctcaactatgaagaaacggagtgagtatttgatattgaaTGGTTGATTTATAAGTATTAACAATTAGtgtaattaatactccatagtatatgaaaatatgTTATTGGACATATACTGAAAGACTCATAGTATACGAAAGAACATTTAACAATCTAAACCTAATCACAACTTAATTATCTGTTAGAAATGACAATAATATACTGTacctattttctattttaacttttttagaATTGATCAACCATTTTCCTACTTTAGTCTTTTAGAAAGAACGAGgtttttttcacaaattcaGTTTTTATATACCATTGAAACACATAAATCGGCTAAACTCAAtttaagacaaaaaaaaaaaattcaaagtaattctgaaatatattttaaagcCAACCTCAATCGTTAAATGATAGTTTAGTAGTAATAACATTTCTATGTTATAATAGTAcgagagtgatcaattgctaactaattagtaaTCTCAAATTAAGACTTAATCTTAaccattagaatatgacccgtactagtatttttgtaattatatagtactatcaaataaaaactcatgtcgtgatattcaatttaataatcattaaatattttatcattaaacaATGTAtacacttaaaaaaaaataagagaagaaACTGTAAATACGATAAATTaaacagaataaaaataaatgtcgTGATTCGTGAGCGCTCtatatctctctctccccaTTAAATAGTAGAATGAGATTTTAGGTAAACCGAGatcttcatttaattttcaaaattgctatcgtatttatataatttaatactacggagtaattcattaattttaattttattacgtCCAGCTCCGGGACATCGACactttaaaaatttacttattttatttgaataagttaatttatttttgtggtgCGGACACTAGCTcaacaaaatacaaatcaTTTTCCAGCTAGTGGGGATACGTGAGATGTTAAACTCATAGGAGTAGTACATAAACgaaaatcaatttcaatttggAATCATTATAAAGCTATCAATAATTTCAACTCGAATACGAGGACAGCCAACACTCAATAAAAGGCTGCACAATCATgttagaaaattattttcccactttataaaaataaaacctaCTCCATTAATTTTTCACGAAAACAGGCGCAGTTGagtattgaaatttttttggagaAAGTAGTTAAAATTGGACAAAGTTGATGAGTTGTTTCAAATAGAATTCTTTTTTTAGGGAtggaacaaaatcaaaaaattcaaacataatCCCGAGAAAAActcaatttgaattaaaatgcAGAATATATCATTAATTGCGATCGTGTTTGCACACACTCCCTTCCACgttgaaatattatactattatcaCAAAATCGACGTAACCGAGTAATAGTTAATTCACATGATGTAAACGCTATTggtagaaataataatataatattaatgagAATGAATATAGTTGACCAACGACCATCAATAGCGTAGATCGGATCGAGCAAATGGGAGGGGCGGAACAATATGGGCCGTTGGAAATTAGCCGGCACGTATTTACACTCTTGTACAAACAAATACTATTACTAGTACATGTCATAAACACATAAAGTTTGGTAAAATTCttatctaattttaataatcatTCTTAAACATTTACAAAGTTTGGATTTATACAATcaatgaaaatgtttttttttgaaccgcaaggctttttctttttttttttttcagataaACAACATTGTCTAACTCACCAATGATAATGTCCACACAAGATTTCTTGActgatatactccctccatctcgtagaaatatctcatatttcctttttcgttcgTTTCAAAGAAATACTCCTCTTTATATccatttaaaaacttttttctcattctattttattttattatttatgggtCCCACCAATTACtgcacaatttcaactatttttactccttctctcttattttatcaatcatGTATCAAAATCCGTTCCTATTTCTATCGATGtatggatggagtattagatacgatttcataaaatatttcgTAGTAGGATAAttatgaagaaaacatttttactaattaaatgttAAATGTTAAAGATGCGAGACGGATCAAAATTGAACCACCAAAAAGTATAGAATTCAATTTTGGTCATATTTATATCATCTTACTGAAAACAAGCGTATGTGAGAGGAACATTTTGCCCAATAATTTTCGCGGCCTATAAAGGCAGACACTCCAATGGTCCCGTGGCTGCTATGCGAACAAATCATTTGGTTTTTTCCCTcctcccttctctctctctctctcttattggCTGCTACTGCGTGctctgtgtgtgtgagagatagagaagaaaaaacaagTAGA
The genomic region above belongs to Salvia hispanica cultivar TCC Black 2014 chromosome 3, UniMelb_Shisp_WGS_1.0, whole genome shotgun sequence and contains:
- the LOC125214640 gene encoding WD repeat-containing protein 44 isoform X1 translates to MCRWEKWANSKGKKEKRLSLSDTIAFFSTLRRFQLLFRRVLCNLTSTMRGGGAEDQFFDTCDESTSDLGSDCSEICVNSGADNRALEYEFWTKEPGSVNERRETFLRWMGLSLERRGISDAEDEDSDNDDVKRFIERLRDDGESVLANLDADKQFFSSGSLQSCDTGGAEEESLTCQMKVLGNGTESVSDELTDDEYLSTSLDISSDKMISLDEFQKTLGSSSLVQKLLTKECKKLNIVDRKKKTNWLQKFSSVIQIVDKAKGLLNKTEIDSTEGPSGRVRVSACKKNLKELSSLYTGQEFPAHEGSILTMKFSPDGMYLASAGVDGVVRVWKVLEDDIVKKFSLQDSDPSCVYFSLDGFCKLAPLDVPTGDDHTKNMIKSSDSACVVLPPKVFQLSEKPLHEFNGHKGEVLALAWSKNGHLLSSSVDKTARLWRVGDENCQGVYSHNNYVTCVEFNPVDDNNFISGSIDGKLRIWEVHGGRVIDWTDFKEIVTAVGYRPDGKGGVVGSMEGTCRFYDIIDNRLQLGDSICLKGKKKLAGKKITGFQYCPTDVSKVMVTCADAQVQILCGTNVVCKFKSNRSSTSQMPAAFTSDGEHVVSATEDSNVRVWNYSNQEQKPSRAKKIWSCESFLSRNASVAIPWCGGLKHKLGGLPGSIHFDEKLLQKLQASIPMSVGNFLDALYKGAATWPEEKLPLPSVCKSDFKFLRNAWQNAFNSPNLWGLVIVTAGWDGCIRTFLNYGLPIKF
- the LOC125214640 gene encoding WD repeat-containing protein 44 isoform X2, with the protein product MGKFEREKGEKTVTERHHCFLFHLTTFPTPVSEAQVLCNLTSTMRGGGAEDQFFDTCDESTSDLGSDCSEICVNSGADNRALEYEFWTKEPGSVNERRETFLRWMGLSLERRGISDAEDEDSDNDDVKRFIERLRDDGESVLANLDADKQFFSSGSLQSCDTGGAEEESLTCQMKVLGNGTESVSDELTDDEYLSTSLDISSDKMISLDEFQKTLGSSSLVQKLLTKECKKLNIVDRKKKTNWLQKFSSVIQIVDKAKGLLNKTEIDSTEGPSGRVRVSACKKNLKELSSLYTGQEFPAHEGSILTMKFSPDGMYLASAGVDGVVRVWKVLEDDIVKKFSLQDSDPSCVYFSLDGFCKLAPLDVPTGDDHTKNMIKSSDSACVVLPPKVFQLSEKPLHEFNGHKGEVLALAWSKNGHLLSSSVDKTARLWRVGDENCQGVYSHNNYVTCVEFNPVDDNNFISGSIDGKLRIWEVHGGRVIDWTDFKEIVTAVGYRPDGKGGVVGSMEGTCRFYDIIDNRLQLGDSICLKGKKKLAGKKITGFQYCPTDVSKVMVTCADAQVQILCGTNVVCKFKSNRSSTSQMPAAFTSDGEHVVSATEDSNVRVWNYSNQEQKPSRAKKIWSCESFLSRNASVAIPWCGGLKHKLGGLPGSIHFDEKLLQKLQASIPMSVGNFLDALYKGAATWPEEKLPLPSVCKSDFKFLRNAWQNAFNSPNLWGLVIVTAGWDGCIRTFLNYGLPIKF